A segment of the Rhizobium sp. ZPR4 genome:
ATTATAGCCGAAAGAGAGATACATCCGCTCCCGTCGCGACGGCTGCCTTTAAATTCAGCGCGGCCTGCTTGTTCGAAGTCGATGGCGACAGGATTGACGAACGGGCTTTGCAGCCGTTTCTATGCGGAACGATCCGTTCAACACCCGGAAAATCATTGCGATGAAGATTCCTGAACTGCCTTTTACGGTAACGAATTGGGATGAGATTGCCCCCACCAGACATGCGGGCGAAAGCGGCCATGCGCTCTGGCGGACATTGAACATCGGGGACATCCGCGTTCGGATTGTTGAATATACGCCCGGCTATGTTGCCGATCACTGGTGTGATCGCGGCCATATTATCTATGTGCTCGAAGGTGAATTGATCTCCGAGCTGAAGGATGGGCGGATATCGATCCTCACTCAAGGCATGAGCTATCAAGTGTCCGATTTCGGCGACGCTGCACACCGGTCATCGACAAAGACAGGCGTCAAGTTGTTCATCGTCGATTAAAATCGCACTAGGAAGAAACGCAGCTTGGTTGATGGGCCGCTGCAGCCACAATGACGCGGCCGCACGTCAACCCAGATGCCAGGCGATGTAGAGCAGCGTTAGCGCGATCACCCAAAGCGCAAGGCGGCCGGAGCGGCTGTGCTTGGCTTCCGACTTGCCGATCGCTTCCGCCGTCTGCGGATCGAAGCGCAGGCCGTTTTCGCTCATGTGCAGAAGCTCGTGATGGAATTTCTCCGTCTTGGCAGCGATTTCGGGTGCCGCTTCGGCAAGCTTCACGGCAGCCTTCAACCCGTCCTTCAGATCGGTCATGATCCGCTTCGGGCCGAGATTGGTGCGGATCCAGTCGCCGACGACCGGTTCCGAAGCCTTCCACATGTTGAAGCGCGGATTGAGCATGCGCGACACGCCCTCGACCACGACCATGGTCTTCTGCAGCATGACAAGCTCGGGACGCGTCTCCATGTCGAAGAGTTCGGTCACCTCGAAGAGCAGGGTCAAAAGCTTGCCCATGGAGATCGTCTCGGCCGGCTGGCCGTGGATCGGCTCGCCGATCGCGCGGATGGCCTGGGCGAAGCTTTCCATATTGTGGTGGCCGGGTACGTAGCCGGCTTCGAAATGCACTTCGGCGACGCGGAGATAATCGCGGGTGATGAAACCGTAGAGGATTTCGGCGAGGAAGCGGCGTTCCTTCCTGCCCAGGCGGCCGACGATGCCCATGTCGACGGCGACGATCATACCTGTGGGATCGACGAAGAGATTGCCGGGATGCATGTCGGCATGGAAGAAGCCGTCGCGCAGCGTGTGGCGCAGGAAGGACTGGATCAGCGTATCGGCAAGCGTGTTGAGATCGTGGCCTGCGGCCTTCAGCCCCTCAACGTCGGACATCTTCACGCCGTCGATCCATTCCATGGTGATGACGTCGCGGCCGGTGCGTTCCCAATCCACCTTCGGAACGCGGAAACCGGGGTCCTTCTCGGTATTCTCGGCAATTTCCGAGAGCGCAGCTGCTTCGAGCCGCAGATCCATCTCGACCTTCGTCGTCTGCTCGAGCGTCTTCGTGACTTCCACCGGCCGAAGACGGCGGCTGGAGGGCATGAAACGCTCCTGCATCCCCGCCACGAGATACATTGCCTTGATATCGTTGGAGAAGCGCTGGCGCACGCCTGGCCGGACCACTTTG
Coding sequences within it:
- a CDS encoding DHCW motif cupin fold protein, encoding MKIPELPFTVTNWDEIAPTRHAGESGHALWRTLNIGDIRVRIVEYTPGYVADHWCDRGHIIYVLEGELISELKDGRISILTQGMSYQVSDFGDAAHRSSTKTGVKLFIVD
- the ubiB gene encoding 2-polyprenylphenol 6-hydroxylase, with protein sequence MTAFSAYFGLVRVGWVLVREGVVMALPSEGLPPSVSLAKSFVSIFARRKAKSQARSDRLAKAVERLGPSYVKIGQFLATRPDVVGVDMANDLSQLQDRMAFFPHETATAAIESSLGRRIDDLYASFGEPIAAASIAQVHPAEIDTTEGRKRVAVKVVRPGVRQRFSNDIKAMYLVAGMQERFMPSSRRLRPVEVTKTLEQTTKVEMDLRLEAAALSEIAENTEKDPGFRVPKVDWERTGRDVITMEWIDGVKMSDVEGLKAAGHDLNTLADTLIQSFLRHTLRDGFFHADMHPGNLFVDPTGMIVAVDMGIVGRLGRKERRFLAEILYGFITRDYLRVAEVHFEAGYVPGHHNMESFAQAIRAIGEPIHGQPAETISMGKLLTLLFEVTELFDMETRPELVMLQKTMVVVEGVSRMLNPRFNMWKASEPVVGDWIRTNLGPKRIMTDLKDGLKAAVKLAEAAPEIAAKTEKFHHELLHMSENGLRFDPQTAEAIGKSEAKHSRSGRLALWVIALTLLYIAWHLG